A stretch of DNA from Burkholderiales bacterium:
GGCGCTGCGCTTTACCTGTTGTCGCGCGCCGAGGTTGCCGCGTTTCAATCCTCGCCCGGCGCGGACGCCGGGCGCTGCTTCGGTACAAAGCGACCCGCGACCTGAAAGGCGGGTTTCAATCCTCGCCCGGCGCGGACGCCGGGCGCTGCGGTACAACTTCAACTCCATATATCGTCGAGGGAATTTGCTGCTGGAGCGCGAACCTCGCCAAGAGCCTGGCGAAATTCTTTTGACCTCGACTTTGTACAGAAACTTTATTCCTTACGTCAATCATATAGGGCAAACGCGGACATCTCGAAGGATATGCCGTCGCTTGAGGTACGCGCATCAGGCGACCAAGGGGGCCTGGAAATCGACTGCTCGAAATTTTCCGTATTCCTTGACACGGCAATCGACCGGTTCGGTCAAACGATAGAGCCGCAGGTTGTCCTCCTCTTCATCGATTTCGGCGAGTAGGCGCCGTACCATTTGTTCGTATTGCATCTGGTTTACCTGGCATTCAAACACCGACTTTTGTACGCGCTGGCCGATGCTTTCGCATACCTTTGCGACGCGGCGCAAGCGCTTTCTGCCGGCAGCCGTTTCGGTCGAAACATCGTAAGCCACGATCACCAACATGGTTTCACCTCACCAGAAACGGCACATAGCCTTCCATCTCACCGCGTATGGTTCGCGCCATGAAGCGCGCTTGCAGCATGGGCAGCAATCCCATCGGGACCTTCCGCTCCAGCAGTGCGTGGGTGACCTCCTCCTGCTTGCGTTCCTGATACGCGATCACTACCGTCTTGCGGCCGTCGCCGTGCAGGTAGACCGAACCCCCCTCGCGCAAGTCGAAATCGCTTGCGCAAATCTGCTGGCGGTTGATCAGAGTCAGCGCGAGGCGGTCGGCGAAAATGGCGCGGAATTCCTCCATCAGATCCAGCGCGAGAGCCGCGCGGCCCGGGCGGACGACGTGAAGGAAGCCGAGCTGCGGATCGAGGCCGACCGCTTCCAGCGCAGAGCGGCAGTCGTTCATCAGCATCGAATACAGAAAAGATAGCAAGGCATTGAAACGATCCAGCGGCGGCCGCCGCGAACGCCCATTCATGGTAAAAGCCCCGCGCGCGTCTGGGCGAATCAGGTGGATGAGGCGCGCGAAATAATTCTTCGCGCTGTCGCCTTCGACCCCGCGCACGGCGTCGAGAGTCGGCGCGAACTCCAGATTTCTCAAGGAATTCGCGAGAATGTCCGCGCCGCCCGCGAGGCCGACTCGATCGGCTTCATCCACTGCTTCGCGTGCGCCGCGCAGCAGAC
This window harbors:
- the cas2 gene encoding CRISPR-associated endonuclease Cas2, with protein sequence MLVIVAYDVSTETAAGRKRLRRVAKVCESIGQRVQKSVFECQVNQMQYEQMVRRLLAEIDEEEDNLRLYRLTEPVDCRVKEYGKFRAVDFQAPLVA